A single Anas acuta chromosome 19, bAnaAcu1.1, whole genome shotgun sequence DNA region contains:
- the CTNS gene encoding cystinosin, whose amino-acid sequence MASASSCFLRGERWGLQVPACTAPRCCSSATMRMRYVFPPLLYLMPVLLGSGGVWSSLLGPAGQLQSDGVIVLSVPEVVLLENGSSTNVTISLRAPLNETLVITLNITHSSKHNTIVELPGEVHLPAGHTEADFQVKADDVGQVTVYLYTSNSNLTGPRIQFQVIHSIIVKYADEVIGWIYFLAWSISFYPQLFENWRRKSVIGLSFDYIALNLTGFIAYSVFNVGLFWIPLFKEEFLLSYPSGVNPVDINDVFFSLHAVALTLLIIIQCCIYERADQKVSKVVVGLLALAWIFTFTTLFLAAAEEMTWLQFLFCFSYIKLAVTLIKYFPQAYMNFRRKSTEGWSIGNVLLDFTGGTFSLLQMFLQSYNNDEWKLIFGDPTKFGLGVFSIIFDIVFMVQHYCLYRRWGYEPCE is encoded by the exons ATGGCGTCTGCCTCATCGTGCTTTCTGAGGGGAGAGCGCTGGGGACTACAAGTCCCAGCGTGCACCGCGCCCCgctgctgcag ctctgccaccatGAGGATGAGATATGTGTTCCCTCCTCTACTGTACCTCatgcctgtgctgctggggagtgGTGGTGTTTGGTCATCCCTGCTTGGGCCTGCAGGCCAGCTCCAGAGTG ATGGAGTCATTGTATTGTCTGTCCCAGAAGTGGTCTTGTTAGAAAACGGAAGTTCAACAAATGTCACGATATCTCTGAG GGCTCCACTAAATGAGACACTGGTGATAACTCTTAATATTACCCACTCATCAAAACACAACACTATTGTTGAACTACCTGGTGAA GTACATTTGCCTGCAGGTCACACGGAGGCAGACTTCCAGGTGAAAGCAGATGACGTTGGACAAGTAACAGTTTATCTTTATACCAGTAATTCCAACTTAACTGG ACCTAGGATTCAATTTCAAGTGATTCATAGCATCATAGTGAAATACGCTGATGAAGTAATTGGCTGGATCTATTTCCTTGCGTGGTCTATCTCCTTCTATCCTCAACTGTTTGAGAACTGGCGGCGAAAAAG CGTTATTGGACTAAGCTTTGACTACATTGCATTAAACCTTACTGGCTTCATAGCATACAGTGTGTTTAATGTTGGACTCTTCTGGATTCCCTTATTTAAG GAGGAGTTCTTACTCAGTTATCCTAGTGGAGTGAACCCTGTGGATATCAACGATGTTTTCTTCAGCCTCCATGCAGTAGCTCTGACACTCCTCATCATAATTCAGTGTTGCATCTATGAG agagCAGACCAGAAAGTATCCAAAGTTGTTGTTGGACTACTGGCACTTGCATGGATCTTCACATTTACAACACTGtttcttgctgcagctgaggagaTGACATGGCTACAGTTCTTATTTTGCTTCTCTTACATCAAGTTAGCAGTCACgttgataaaatattttccacag GCATACATGAATTTCCGTCGGAAGAGTACTGAGGGATGGAGCATTGGAAATGTATTATTAGACTTCACTGGGGGAACCTTCAGCCTACTGCAGATGTTTTTGCAGTCATACAACAATG ATGAGTGGAAATTAATCTTTGGAGATCCAACCAAGTTTGGCCTGGGTGTCTTCTCCATCATCTTTGATATTGTTTTTATGGTTCAGCACTACTGCCTTTATAGGAGATGGGGGTATGAACCTTGTGAATAA
- the TAX1BP3 gene encoding tax1-binding protein 3: MAPRPAPGRGCGGGHGHGRGAGRASRPRSLRSRPQEPGSVPRRPPAPPRTSRPAPLRAGPCPWRLRSLPAGGQRSEPGAAGPGAARPPRRKLPAAILARGPPGRSGAGPRGGAGRGGAGRGFCSGGGAGSGVGAEAMSYVPGQPVTAVVQRIEIHKLRQGDNLILGFSIGGGIDQDPTQNPFSEDKTDKGIYVTRVTEGGPAEVAGLQIGDKIMQVNGWDMTMVTHDQARKRLTKRNEEVVRLLVTRQSLQKAVQQSMLS; this comes from the exons ATGGCTCCGCGCCCGGCTCCGGGACGAGGCTGCGGGGGGGGACACGGACACGGCCGCGGGGCTGGGCGCGCCTCAAGGCCGCGCTCCCTCAGGAGCCGCCCTCAGGAGCCCGGCTCCGTCCCCCGGCGCCCTCCCGCTCCGCCCCGTACCTCACGCCCGGCTCCGctccgggccgggccgtgccccTGGCGGCTCCGCTCCCTCCCTGCCGGGGGTCAGCGCTCGGAGCCCGGCGCCGCGGGGCCCggagccgcccgcccgccccgccggaAGCTGCCGGCGGCCATCTTAGCGCGGGGGCCGCCGGGGCgaagcggggccgggccccgcggcggggcggggcggggcggggccgggcgagGCTTTTGTtcgggcggcggcgccgggagcGGGGTCGGGGCTGAGGCGATGTCGTACGTGCCGGGACAGCCGGTCACCGCCGTCGTG CAAAGAATTGAAATACATAAGCTTCGCCAAGGTGACAACTTGATTCTGGGATTCAGCATCGGAGGTGGCATTGATCAGGATCCTACTCAAAATCCTTTCTCTGAAGATAAGACTGACAAG GGCATTTATGTAACAAGGGTGACAGAAGGAGGCCCAGCAGAAGTTGCAGGACTTCAGATTGGCGATAAGATCATGCAG GTGAATGGCTGGGATATGACAATGGTGACCCATGACCAAGCTAGGAAGAGgctgacaaaaagaaatgaagaagtgGTGCGGCTGCTGGTGACCAGGCAATCTCTGCAGAAGGCTGTGCAGCAATCCATGCTGTCCTAA
- the EMC6 gene encoding ER membrane protein complex subunit 6, which produces MAAPAAAARREGPQFISEAAVRGNAAVLDYCRTSVSALSGATAGILGLSGLHGFVFYFLASVLLSVLLVLKAGRRWNKYFKSRRPLFTGGLIGGLFTYVLFWTFLYGMVHVY; this is translated from the coding sequence ATGGCCGCTCCGGCGGCGGCCGCCAGGCGCGAGGGGCCGCAGTTCATCAGCGAGGCGGCCGTGAGGGGCAACGCGGCCGTGCTGGACTACTGCCGCACGTCGGTGTCGGCCCTGTCGGGCGCCACCGCCGGGATCCTGGGGCTGAGCGGGCTGCACGGCTTCGTCTTCTACTTCCTGGCCTCCGTCCTGCTCTCCGTGCTCCTGGTGCTCAAGGCCGGCCGCCGGTGGAACAAGTACTTCAAGTCGCGACGGCCGCTGTTCACCGGGGGGCTCATCGGGGGGCTCTTCACCTACGTCCTCTTCTGGACTTTCCTCTACGGCATGGTGCATGTCTACTGA